A single Borreliella afzelii DNA region contains:
- a CDS encoding chromosome replication/partitioning protein → MVKSRKIIINDRIIRSDTSINTEERDKKEYELLKNELKNRIEDDIRNKINTMKILLKIRNGKLYILDGYKRFEDFIFDFKIARTQAYKYIKIAKLIFEGKLKEINIIENGIDKTLFNLMKDKKVKSRANLIKPLRVRLETQEACDFYKRNPKFTNHLLEDFYQKNKEQLIKKLEQYENK, encoded by the coding sequence ATGGTAAAAAGTAGAAAAATAATAATAAATGATAGGATTATAAGAAGTGATACTTCTATTAATACTGAAGAACGAGACAAAAAAGAGTATGAACTTTTAAAAAATGAACTTAAAAATAGAATCGAAGATGATATTAGAAATAAAATAAATACAATGAAAATTTTACTAAAAATTAGAAATGGGAAGCTTTATATTTTAGATGGATATAAAAGGTTTGAAGATTTTATTTTTGATTTTAAAATAGCCAGAACTCAGGCTTATAAGTATATTAAAATAGCAAAACTTATTTTTGAAGGAAAGCTTAAGGAAATTAATATCATAGAAAATGGAATTGATAAAACTTTATTTAATTTAATGAAAGACAAAAAAGTTAAGTCTAGAGCAAATTTGATAAAACCGCTTAGGGTTAGGTTAGAAACGCAAGAAGCATGTGATTTTTATAAAAGGAATCCAAAGTTTACTAACCATCTTCTTGAAGATTTTTATCAAAAAAATAAAGAACAACTAATTAAAAAATTAGAACAATATGAAAATAAATAA